A genomic region of Vitreoscilla filiformis contains the following coding sequences:
- the secF gene encoding protein translocase subunit SecF yields the protein MEFFRIRRDIPFMRHALVFNLISALTFVAAVFFLVTRGLHLSIEFTGGTVLEVAYQQAADLGKVRQVVDTLKLGDVQVQNFGTSRDVMIRLPVRQGVKQSELSAQVFGALCAAEQGQVATRQYTTPQGEQVSRPACTTAAGEPLTLSRTEFVGPSVGDELAEDGAKALLFVVAGIMIYLAIRFEWKFAVAAIVANLHDVIIILGFFAFFQWEFSLSVLAAVLAVLGYSVNESVVIFDRIREAFRKYRKMTTAEVINHAITSTMSRTVITHGSTQMMVLSMLLFGGPTLHYFAVALTIGILFGIYSSVFVAAAIAMWLGVKREDLIKGGPSKASDPDDPNAGAVV from the coding sequence ATGGAGTTTTTCCGGATTCGCCGCGACATCCCGTTCATGCGGCATGCGCTGGTGTTCAACCTGATTTCGGCGCTGACCTTCGTGGCGGCAGTGTTTTTCTTGGTGACGCGTGGGTTGCACCTGTCGATCGAGTTCACCGGTGGCACCGTGCTGGAGGTGGCCTATCAGCAAGCGGCTGACCTGGGCAAGGTGCGTCAGGTGGTGGACACCCTGAAACTGGGCGATGTACAGGTGCAAAACTTTGGCACCTCGCGGGATGTGATGATCCGCTTGCCGGTGCGCCAAGGTGTCAAGCAGTCGGAGCTGTCGGCGCAGGTGTTCGGCGCGTTGTGCGCAGCCGAACAAGGCCAGGTGGCGACTCGGCAGTACACCACCCCGCAAGGCGAGCAGGTGAGCCGCCCGGCTTGCACCACGGCAGCAGGTGAGCCGCTGACGCTCTCTCGCACCGAGTTCGTCGGCCCGTCCGTGGGTGATGAGTTGGCCGAAGATGGCGCCAAGGCGCTGCTGTTCGTGGTTGCCGGCATCATGATTTACTTGGCGATCCGCTTCGAGTGGAAGTTCGCCGTGGCCGCCATCGTGGCCAACTTGCACGATGTCATCATCATCTTGGGCTTTTTTGCCTTCTTCCAGTGGGAGTTCTCACTCTCCGTACTGGCAGCGGTGTTGGCGGTGTTGGGCTACTCGGTGAACGAGTCGGTGGTGATCTTTGACCGAATCCGCGAAGCCTTCCGCAAGTACCGCAAGATGACCACCGCCGAGGTCATCAACCACGCCATCACCTCGACCATGAGCCGCACCGTCATCACCCACGGTTCGACGCAGATGATGGTGCTGTCGATGTTGCTGTTTGGTGGCCCGACGCTGCACTACTTTGCCGTGGCCCTGACCATCGGCATTTTGTTTGGCATTTACTCGTCGGTGTTCGTGGCTGCGGCGATTGCCATGTGGCTGGGCGTCAAGCGCGAGGATCTGATCAAGGGGGGGCCGAGCAAGGCGTCCGACCCGGATGATCCGAACGCGGGGGCGGTGGTGTAG
- the rpsD gene encoding 30S ribosomal protein S4, protein MARYLGPKAKLSRREGTDLFLKSARRAISDKCKFEAKPGQHGRTSGSRTSDFGLQLREKQKVKRMYGVLERQFRRYFAEADRRKGSTGANLLTLLESRLDNVVYRMGFGSTRAEARQLVSHKALTVNGQVVNIPSFQVKAGDVIAVREKAKKQVRIAEALKLADSIGLPAWVSVDLSKQEGTFKKTPDRDEFGADINESLIVELYSR, encoded by the coding sequence GTGGCACGTTACCTCGGCCCCAAGGCCAAACTGTCTCGCCGTGAAGGCACCGACCTGTTCCTGAAGAGCGCCCGCCGCGCCATCAGCGACAAGTGCAAGTTCGAAGCCAAGCCTGGCCAACATGGTCGCACCTCCGGCTCGCGCACCTCGGACTTCGGCCTGCAACTGCGTGAAAAGCAGAAGGTCAAGCGCATGTACGGCGTGCTGGAGCGTCAATTCCGCCGTTACTTCGCTGAAGCCGACCGCCGCAAGGGCTCGACCGGTGCCAACCTGCTGACCTTGTTGGAATCGCGTCTGGACAACGTGGTGTACCGCATGGGCTTCGGTTCGACCCGTGCGGAAGCTCGCCAGTTGGTGTCGCACAAGGCCCTGACCGTGAACGGTCAAGTGGTGAACATCCCCTCCTTCCAAGTGAAGGCTGGCGACGTGATTGCCGTGCGCGAAAAGGCCAAGAAGCAAGTGCGTATCGCTGAAGCCCTGAAGCTGGCCGATTCGATCGGTTTGCCGGCCTGGGTGTCGGTGGATCTGTCCAAGCAAGAAGGCACCTTCAAGAAGACGCCGGATCGCGACGAATTCGGCGCCGACATCAACGAATCGCTGATCGTTGAGTTGTACTCGCGTTGA
- the rplQ gene encoding 50S ribosomal protein L17 codes for MRHGNGLRKLNRTSEHRAAMLRNMSVSLLRHEAIKTTVPKAKELRRVVEPLITLAKVDTVANRRLAFARLRDRDIVTKLFNDLGKRCASRPGGYTRILKMGFRVGDNAPMAYMELVDRVEEAAAE; via the coding sequence ATGCGTCACGGAAATGGCCTGCGCAAGCTCAACCGTACCAGCGAACACCGTGCAGCCATGCTGCGCAACATGTCGGTTTCGCTGCTGCGTCATGAAGCCATCAAGACCACCGTCCCCAAGGCCAAGGAACTGCGTCGCGTCGTCGAGCCGCTGATCACCCTGGCCAAGGTGGACACCGTTGCCAACCGCCGTCTGGCTTTTGCCCGTCTGCGCGACCGCGACATCGTCACCAAGCTGTTCAACGACCTGGGCAAGCGCTGCGCTTCGCGTCCGGGCGGCTACACCCGCATCCTGAAGATGGGCTTCCGCGTGGGCGACAACGCACCGATGGCCTACATGGAGCTGGTGGATCGTGTGGAAGAAGCCGCTGCTGAATAA
- a CDS encoding DNA-directed RNA polymerase subunit alpha, translating into MQTNLLKPKAIVAEPLGGYRAKVTLEPFERGYGHTLGNALRRVLLSSMVGYAPTEVTIAGVLHEYSAIDGVSEDVVHIMLNLKGVVFRLHNRDEVTLVLRKEGEGPVTAADIQTPHDVEIVNPDHVIAHLAQGGKLDMQIKVEKGRGYVPGNMRRYGDEPTKSIGRIVLDASFSPVKRVSYAVENARVEQRTDLDKLVMEIETNGAISPEEAIRASAKILVEQLAVFAQLDAGDVGSIIDQSAKSAAVFDPILLRPVDELELTVRSANCLKAENIYYIGDLIQRTETELLKTPNLGRKSLNEIKEVLASRGLTLGARLENWPPQGLDKR; encoded by the coding sequence ATGCAAACCAATCTGCTGAAACCCAAAGCCATCGTTGCGGAGCCGCTGGGCGGCTACCGCGCCAAGGTCACGCTGGAGCCGTTCGAGCGTGGTTACGGTCATACGCTGGGCAACGCGCTGCGTCGCGTGCTGCTGTCGTCGATGGTGGGTTACGCGCCGACCGAAGTGACGATCGCCGGGGTGCTGCATGAGTACTCGGCCATTGACGGTGTGTCCGAGGATGTGGTTCACATCATGCTCAACCTCAAGGGCGTGGTGTTCCGTCTGCACAACCGCGACGAAGTGACCCTGGTGCTGCGCAAGGAAGGCGAGGGCCCCGTCACGGCCGCTGACATCCAGACCCCGCACGACGTCGAAATTGTCAACCCGGATCACGTCATCGCCCATCTGGCTCAAGGCGGCAAGCTGGACATGCAGATCAAGGTCGAAAAAGGCCGTGGTTACGTGCCGGGCAACATGCGTCGTTATGGCGATGAGCCGACCAAGTCGATCGGCCGCATCGTGCTGGACGCTTCGTTCTCGCCGGTCAAGCGCGTGAGCTACGCCGTCGAAAACGCCCGCGTGGAGCAGCGTACCGACTTGGACAAGCTGGTGATGGAGATCGAAACCAACGGCGCCATCTCGCCCGAGGAAGCGATCCGCGCTTCGGCCAAGATCCTGGTGGAACAACTGGCCGTCTTCGCCCAGCTCGACGCTGGCGATGTGGGCAGCATCATCGACCAAAGCGCCAAGAGCGCGGCGGTGTTCGATCCGATCCTGCTGCGTCCGGTGGACGAGCTCGAACTCACCGTGCGTTCGGCCAACTGCCTGAAGGCCGAAAACATCTATTACATCGGTGATCTGATCCAGCGCACCGAGACCGAGCTGCTCAAGACCCCGAACCTGGGTCGCAAGTCGCTCAACGAAATCAAGGAAGTTCTGGCCTCGCGTGGCCTGACCCTGGGTGCCCGCCTAGAAAACTGGCCGCCCCAAGGTCTGGACAAGCGCTGA
- the secD gene encoding protein translocase subunit SecD encodes MNRYPLWKYLLLAFTLVVGLVYTLPNFFGEAPAVQVSSGKATLKIDAKLQERVEQALQQAGVSAVYVQFEGNSVRARFADTDTQIKAKDAISKALNPDAADPSYIVALNLVPRSPAWLSSLHALPMYLGLDLRGGVHFLMQVDMKAALTKKAEALTGDIRSTLRDKNIRHAGITRDGQTVVVNFRDAATRTTALGVLSDAQPDVAWTEVAASNGDLALSGTLKPPAAVKVQEAALKQNITTLHNRVNELGVAEPVIQQQGLDRVVVQLPGVQDTAKAKDIIGRTATLEVRLVDDSPEAAAAAVGAAPVPFGTERYVERGGGPLIVKRQVILTGDNLTDAQAGFDDHQQPAVHLTLDAKGARIFRDVTRENVNKRMAILLFEKGKGEVVTAPVIRSEIGGGRVQISGRMTTQEANDQALLLRAGSLAAPMEIIEERTIGPSLGADNIEKGFKSVVWGFAAIAVFMCLYYMLFGLFSSLALAFNLLMLVAVLSLMQATLSLPGIAAIALALGMAIDANVLINERVREELRNGASPQAAIHAGYERAWATILDSNITTLIAGVALLAFGSGPVRGFAVVHCLGILTSMFSAVMFSRGLVNLWYGRQKRLKSVSIGQVWRPVPVAEQQPTASSDAA; translated from the coding sequence ATGAATCGCTACCCTCTCTGGAAATACCTGCTGCTGGCTTTCACGCTGGTGGTGGGCCTGGTCTACACCCTGCCCAACTTTTTTGGTGAGGCGCCAGCGGTGCAAGTCTCCAGCGGCAAGGCCACGCTGAAGATCGATGCCAAGCTGCAAGAGCGCGTCGAGCAAGCCCTCCAGCAAGCGGGGGTGTCGGCGGTGTATGTGCAGTTTGAAGGCAACTCGGTGCGCGCACGCTTCGCGGACACCGACACCCAAATCAAAGCCAAGGATGCCATTTCCAAGGCACTGAACCCGGATGCAGCCGATCCGAGTTACATCGTGGCGCTCAACTTGGTGCCACGCTCACCGGCTTGGTTGAGCAGCCTGCACGCTTTGCCGATGTACCTGGGGCTGGACTTGCGCGGCGGGGTTCACTTCTTGATGCAAGTGGACATGAAGGCCGCCTTGACCAAGAAGGCCGAGGCGCTGACGGGCGACATCCGCAGCACGCTGCGCGACAAGAACATCCGCCACGCCGGCATCACGCGTGATGGGCAGACGGTGGTGGTCAACTTCCGTGACGCCGCCACCCGCACCACGGCGTTGGGCGTGCTGTCCGATGCCCAGCCCGATGTGGCCTGGACGGAAGTCGCCGCCAGCAACGGTGATTTGGCCCTGAGTGGCACCCTCAAACCGCCTGCCGCTGTGAAGGTGCAAGAAGCGGCGCTCAAGCAGAACATCACCACGTTGCACAACCGGGTGAACGAGTTGGGCGTGGCTGAGCCGGTGATTCAGCAGCAAGGCCTGGATCGCGTCGTGGTGCAACTGCCGGGGGTGCAAGACACCGCCAAGGCCAAGGACATCATCGGTCGCACCGCCACCCTGGAGGTGCGTCTGGTGGACGACTCGCCCGAAGCCGCCGCAGCTGCCGTAGGCGCAGCGCCGGTGCCGTTTGGCACGGAGCGGTATGTTGAGCGGGGCGGTGGCCCGCTGATCGTCAAGCGCCAAGTCATCCTCACCGGGGACAACCTGACGGACGCCCAAGCCGGCTTCGACGACCATCAACAACCGGCCGTGCACCTGACCCTGGACGCCAAAGGCGCCCGCATTTTCCGCGACGTGACGCGTGAAAACGTCAACAAACGCATGGCCATTCTCTTGTTCGAAAAGGGCAAGGGTGAAGTGGTGACGGCACCGGTGATTCGCTCCGAAATCGGTGGCGGGCGCGTGCAGATTTCTGGCCGCATGACCACGCAAGAAGCCAACGATCAAGCGCTGCTGCTGCGTGCGGGTTCGCTGGCTGCGCCGATGGAGATCATCGAAGAGCGCACCATTGGTCCGAGCTTGGGCGCAGACAACATTGAAAAGGGCTTCAAGAGCGTGGTGTGGGGCTTTGCGGCCATCGCCGTGTTCATGTGCCTGTACTACATGCTGTTTGGCCTGTTCTCGTCGCTGGCGTTGGCGTTCAACCTGTTGATGCTGGTGGCGGTGCTGTCGCTGATGCAAGCCACGCTGTCCTTGCCGGGCATTGCGGCCATTGCGTTGGCGCTGGGCATGGCCATTGATGCCAACGTGCTGATCAACGAGCGGGTGCGTGAAGAGCTGCGCAACGGGGCGTCGCCACAAGCGGCCATCCACGCCGGTTACGAACGTGCCTGGGCCACGATTTTGGATTCCAACATCACCACGCTGATTGCCGGTGTGGCCTTGCTGGCCTTTGGGTCGGGCCCGGTGCGCGGTTTTGCCGTGGTGCATTGCCTGGGTATCTTGACCTCGATGTTCTCGGCGGTGATGTTCTCGCGTGGCCTCGTCAACCTGTGGTACGGGCGGCAAAAGCGGCTCAAATCGGTGTCGATTGGCCAGGTGTGGCGCCCGGTGCCGGTGGCCGAGCAGCAGCCCACAGCCTCGTCGGATGCGGCTTGA
- the yajC gene encoding preprotein translocase subunit YajC, with protein sequence MFISNAYAQAATDAAAGGAAGGLMQFLPLILMFGVLYFVMIRPQMKRQKEHKSMIDALAKGDEVVIGGGILGRVSKLGDNVLHLEVANGVEIQVQRQAVVQVLPKGTFK encoded by the coding sequence GTGTTCATCTCCAACGCTTACGCACAAGCCGCCACCGACGCTGCCGCCGGTGGAGCGGCCGGTGGTCTGATGCAGTTCTTGCCCCTGATCCTGATGTTCGGGGTGCTCTACTTCGTCATGATCCGCCCGCAGATGAAGCGCCAAAAGGAACACAAGAGCATGATCGACGCCCTGGCCAAGGGCGATGAAGTGGTCATCGGCGGTGGCATCCTGGGCCGTGTGAGCAAGCTGGGGGACAACGTCCTCCACCTCGAAGTGGCCAACGGTGTGGAAATCCAAGTGCAGCGCCAGGCCGTGGTGCAAGTGCTGCCCAAGGGCACCTTCAAGTAA
- the rpsK gene encoding 30S ribosomal protein S11 — MAKAPANSAARRVSKKVRKNVADGVAHVHASFNNTIITITDRQGGALSWASSGGQGFKGSRKSTPFAAQVAAEVAGRAAQEQGIKNLDVKIKGPGPGRESSVRALASLGIRITSISDVTPVPHNGCRPQKRRRI; from the coding sequence ATGGCCAAAGCACCTGCCAACTCCGCTGCACGTCGCGTCAGCAAGAAGGTTCGTAAGAATGTGGCGGACGGCGTCGCGCACGTCCACGCTTCGTTCAACAACACCATCATCACCATCACCGACCGTCAAGGCGGCGCCCTGTCGTGGGCTTCGTCGGGTGGTCAAGGTTTCAAGGGCTCGCGTAAGTCCACCCCGTTCGCCGCTCAGGTGGCTGCGGAAGTGGCTGGCCGTGCCGCCCAAGAACAAGGCATCAAGAACCTGGACGTGAAGATCAAGGGTCCCGGCCCCGGCCGTGAATCCTCGGTGCGCGCCCTGGCTTCGCTGGGCATCCGCATCACCTCGATCTCCGACGTGACCCCGGTGCCGCACAACGGTTGCCGTCCGCAAAAGCGTCGTCGCATCTGA
- the rpsM gene encoding 30S ribosomal protein S13 — MARIAGINIPPQKHAEIGLTYIYGIGRPTAQKICEAVGIPFSKKIKDLTDGDLEKIREEVGKLTIEGDLRREQSMNIKRLMDLGCYRGFRHRRGLPLRGQRTRTNARTRKGPRKGAAALKK; from the coding sequence ATGGCACGTATTGCTGGTATCAACATTCCGCCGCAAAAGCACGCGGAAATCGGCCTGACCTACATCTACGGCATCGGCCGCCCCACGGCGCAAAAAATTTGCGAAGCCGTCGGTATCCCCTTCTCCAAGAAGATCAAGGATCTGACCGACGGTGACCTGGAAAAAATCCGGGAAGAAGTGGGCAAGCTCACCATTGAAGGTGACCTGCGCCGTGAGCAATCCATGAACATCAAGCGTTTGATGGACTTGGGCTGCTACCGTGGCTTCCGCCATCGTCGCGGCCTGCCGCTGCGTGGCCAGCGCACTCGCACCAACGCTCGCACTCGCAAGGGTCCGCGCAAGGGTGCCGCCGCGCTGAAGAAGTAA
- the secY gene encoding preprotein translocase subunit SecY → MATSPNQLAKSGKFGDLYRRLTFLLLALLVYRIGAHIPVPGINPQQLQALFEGQQGGILNLFNMFSGGALSRFTVFALGIMPYISASIIMQLMTYVVPTLESLKKEGEAGRRKITQYTRYGTLLLAVFQSLGIALALEGSTGLVISPGMGFRLTAVVSLVAGTMFLMWLGEQITERGLGNGISILIFAGIAAGLPSAVGGLFELVRTGAMSIIACLFILALVIGVTYGVVFVERGQRKILVNYAKRQVGNKVYGGQSSHLPLKLNMSGVIPPIFASSIILLPATVVGWFATGEGMRWLKDISSALSPGQPIYVLLYYAAMIVFFCFFYTALVFNSRETADNLKKSGAFIPGIRPGEQTAKYIDKVLARLTLAGALYITAVCLLPEFLVLKYNVPFYFGGTSLLIIVVVTMDFWAQVQSYVMSQQYESLLKKANFKG, encoded by the coding sequence GTGGCAACCTCCCCCAATCAACTGGCCAAGTCGGGCAAGTTCGGTGATCTGTATCGCCGACTGACCTTTCTGTTGTTGGCGTTGTTGGTGTACCGCATTGGGGCGCACATCCCCGTGCCGGGCATCAACCCGCAGCAACTGCAAGCTCTTTTCGAAGGGCAGCAGGGCGGCATCCTGAACTTGTTCAACATGTTCTCGGGTGGCGCGCTGTCGCGTTTCACGGTCTTTGCGCTGGGGATCATGCCGTACATCTCGGCATCGATCATCATGCAGCTCATGACCTACGTGGTGCCCACGCTGGAGTCGTTGAAGAAGGAAGGCGAAGCGGGTCGGCGCAAGATCACCCAGTACACCCGTTACGGCACGCTGTTGCTGGCAGTGTTTCAGTCGCTGGGCATTGCCCTGGCGCTGGAAGGCTCCACGGGTTTGGTGATCAGCCCGGGCATGGGCTTCCGTCTGACGGCGGTGGTCAGCCTGGTGGCCGGCACGATGTTCCTGATGTGGTTGGGTGAGCAAATCACCGAACGCGGTTTGGGCAACGGGATCTCGATCCTGATCTTCGCAGGCATTGCGGCGGGTCTGCCCAGTGCGGTCGGGGGGCTGTTCGAGCTGGTGCGTACGGGTGCCATGAGCATCATTGCCTGCCTGTTCATCCTTGCTTTGGTGATCGGAGTCACCTATGGCGTGGTGTTCGTCGAGCGTGGCCAGCGCAAGATCTTGGTGAATTACGCCAAGCGTCAGGTCGGCAATAAGGTGTACGGTGGTCAATCGTCGCACTTGCCGCTGAAGCTCAACATGTCGGGTGTGATTCCGCCGATCTTCGCCTCGTCGATCATCCTGCTGCCGGCCACGGTGGTGGGCTGGTTCGCCACCGGTGAGGGCATGCGCTGGCTCAAGGACATCTCATCAGCCCTGTCGCCGGGTCAGCCGATCTACGTGCTGCTCTACTACGCCGCGATGATCGTGTTCTTCTGCTTCTTCTACACGGCCTTGGTGTTCAACAGCCGTGAGACGGCCGACAACCTGAAGAAGAGCGGTGCGTTCATTCCGGGCATTCGTCCGGGTGAGCAGACGGCCAAGTACATCGACAAGGTGCTGGCGCGCCTGACGTTGGCAGGGGCCCTCTACATCACGGCGGTGTGCTTGTTGCCCGAGTTCTTGGTGCTCAAGTACAACGTACCGTTCTACTTCGGCGGCACTTCGCTGCTGATCATTGTGGTGGTGACGATGGACTTCTGGGCTCAGGTGCAGTCGTACGTGATGAGCCAACAGTACGAGTCGTTGCTGAAGAAAGCGAATTTCAAGGGCTGA
- the dsbD gene encoding protein-disulfide reductase DsbD: protein MDTHSSTGRVRRTWITLGLALLWLCWSGLVQAANAFLEPEQAFRLSAQAKDERTVEVRFDVAPGYYLYRERLSVQAPDGVILGEPVIPPGKVKFDENFQKDVETYHGGLSFTVPVTQAAGPFTLTVNSQGCADAGLCYPPQTQTLRVSLRAWGGDGAVVLADATASSSMLGAAAPTSAPVAALPTDDGANRRSNAVESVLRQGSLLTAMGAFWLMGLLLSFTPCVLPMVPILSSIIAGGGEVSRGRGLLLAAAYSLGMALVYAGLGVAAGLAGEGLAAWMQQPWVLALFAALLVGFALSMFDVYELRLPIHWASRLDGASRALPGGRLLGVFLMGGVSALIVSPCVTAPLAGVLLFLSQTRDVLLAATALFAMAVGMSTPLLVLGASAGTLLPRSGAWMNGVKHFFGLLLIGVALWTLQPVLPMGVMLLLWGTLLLVIGFMLRPFDAHPHAGAPRVWLQRAAGLVALTLGVMQLAGAVSGGRDPLQPLSHWVRPAATDGAPATTGLRFEPVRSVQELEQRLRSAGRPVMLDFYADWCVSCKEMERFTFSDPAVQRRLAGAVVLKADVTANSEADRALLKRFQLFGPPGTIFFDAQGREVAEARVVGFLPARDFENSLKKAGL from the coding sequence ATGGACACACATTCGAGCACCGGGCGCGTGCGGCGCACCTGGATCACGTTGGGGTTGGCACTGCTGTGGCTGTGCTGGAGCGGCTTGGTTCAAGCCGCCAACGCTTTTTTGGAACCTGAGCAGGCGTTTCGCCTCAGTGCCCAGGCCAAAGATGAACGCACGGTCGAAGTGCGCTTCGACGTGGCGCCCGGCTACTACCTGTACCGTGAGCGCCTGAGCGTTCAAGCCCCGGACGGGGTGATCCTTGGCGAACCGGTGATTCCGCCGGGCAAGGTCAAGTTCGACGAGAACTTCCAAAAGGACGTCGAAACTTACCACGGTGGGCTGAGTTTCACCGTTCCTGTGACCCAAGCCGCCGGCCCCTTCACTTTGACGGTGAATTCCCAAGGCTGTGCCGATGCCGGCCTGTGTTACCCCCCGCAAACCCAAACGCTGCGCGTGTCATTGCGTGCTTGGGGTGGAGATGGGGCGGTGGTGTTGGCCGACGCCACAGCATCGTCCAGCATGCTGGGCGCAGCGGCGCCAACCTCGGCGCCCGTTGCCGCACTGCCAACCGACGATGGGGCAAACCGCCGTAGCAACGCAGTGGAATCGGTGCTGAGGCAAGGTTCGCTGCTCACCGCGATGGGTGCGTTCTGGTTGATGGGTCTGTTGCTGTCGTTCACGCCGTGCGTGTTGCCGATGGTGCCGATTTTGTCGTCCATCATCGCGGGTGGGGGCGAAGTGTCACGCGGGCGCGGGCTGCTGTTGGCGGCGGCGTATTCGCTGGGCATGGCGCTGGTGTATGCCGGTTTGGGCGTGGCGGCGGGTCTGGCCGGCGAGGGCTTGGCCGCGTGGATGCAGCAACCGTGGGTGCTGGCTTTGTTTGCGGCGCTGCTGGTGGGCTTTGCGCTGTCGATGTTCGATGTGTACGAGTTGCGCCTGCCGATCCATTGGGCGTCGCGCTTGGACGGCGCTTCGCGCGCTTTGCCGGGCGGGCGCTTGCTGGGGGTGTTCCTCATGGGCGGCGTGTCGGCGCTGATCGTCAGCCCCTGTGTCACCGCACCGTTGGCGGGTGTGCTGCTGTTCCTCAGCCAAACCCGGGATGTGCTGCTGGCCGCCACCGCCTTGTTTGCCATGGCCGTGGGCATGAGCACGCCGTTGTTGGTGCTGGGCGCCTCCGCCGGGACGCTGCTGCCGCGCTCGGGGGCGTGGATGAACGGCGTCAAGCATTTCTTTGGTTTGCTGCTGATCGGTGTGGCTCTGTGGACGCTGCAACCGGTGTTGCCCATGGGCGTCATGTTGCTGCTGTGGGGCACGCTGCTGCTGGTGATCGGGTTCATGCTGCGGCCATTCGATGCCCATCCGCACGCTGGGGCGCCACGCGTCTGGTTGCAACGCGCTGCCGGCTTGGTGGCGCTGACGCTCGGGGTGATGCAGCTGGCCGGGGCCGTCTCGGGTGGGCGCGATCCGCTGCAACCGTTGAGCCATTGGGTGCGCCCCGCTGCCACAGATGGCGCTCCGGCAACCACCGGCTTGCGTTTTGAACCTGTGCGCAGTGTGCAGGAGCTGGAGCAGCGTTTGCGGAGTGCGGGTCGCCCGGTGATGCTGGACTTTTACGCCGATTGGTGCGTGTCGTGTAAAGAGATGGAGCGCTTCACCTTCAGCGATCCGGCGGTGCAGCGTCGGCTGGCAGGGGCGGTGGTGCTCAAAGCCGATGTGACCGCCAACAGCGAGGCCGACCGGGCCTTGCTCAAGCGCTTCCAGTTATTTGGCCCGCCAGGTACGATTTTTTTCGATGCACAAGGCCGCGAAGTGGCCGAAGCGCGGGTGGTGGGCTTCCTGCCGGCACGTGATTTTGAAAATTCTTTGAAAAAAGCTGGACTCTGA
- the infA gene encoding translation initiation factor IF-1 translates to MAKDDVIQMQGEILENLPNATFRVKLENGHVVLGHISGKMRMHYIRILPGDRVTVELTPYDLSRARIVFRAK, encoded by the coding sequence ATGGCAAAAGACGACGTCATCCAGATGCAGGGGGAGATCCTGGAGAACCTGCCCAACGCCACCTTCCGTGTGAAGCTGGAAAACGGGCATGTGGTGCTGGGACACATCTCTGGAAAGATGCGCATGCATTACATCCGCATCTTGCCCGGTGACCGGGTGACGGTCGAACTGACGCCTTACGATTTGAGTCGCGCTCGCATCGTGTTCCGGGCGAAATGA
- the rpmJ gene encoding 50S ribosomal protein L36 gives MKVAASVKKICRNCKIIRRNGVVRVICTDPRHKQRQG, from the coding sequence ATGAAAGTCGCAGCATCTGTGAAGAAGATCTGCCGCAATTGCAAGATCATCCGCCGCAATGGCGTGGTTCGTGTGATCTGCACCGACCCCCGCCACAAGCAGCGTCAAGGCTGA